Proteins from a genomic interval of Colletotrichum higginsianum IMI 349063 chromosome 6, whole genome shotgun sequence:
- a CDS encoding Pectinesterase: MFASSLLLLSSLVAGALGAARTSPPSGALVVAKSGGTYTSVQKAVDAAKAGGVIFIQPGTYNEQVLIPANKGALTIYGYTDDDQDYAKNQVTITHSLGADVAGSNDASGTLRAKNDGLRVYNVNIVNSRGKGVQAIALSAYGNQQGYYGIQAKGYQDTVLSSQGAHYFHASYVEGATDFIFGQKAIAWFEACTLAISGKGYITASGRDAESNPSWYVINKSTVKALSGVGDGQTFLGRPWRTFARVVFQNSNLGAVVNAAGWSKWGSNPTDNVFYREFANTGKGASGTRASFSKKLSAAVKIADVLGSTSWIDTKYTGGGGAASSSGSGSAAVSKPAVSADAAESKATPTTLKTVVKASSTPTPAPDAGAGAGTGSGAGAGAADDCSGTADGFASLNGGTTGGKGGEVVVVKTQADLEKYAGASGKHVIKVSGKITITPKGKEVKVSSDKTIVGIGATAEIDQGGFNLQNQRNVIFRNIRIGNTYVEGDDEGKTQDFDGIQMDNCTNIWIDHVHFEKGGDGLLDSRKDTTFLTVSWTIFRNHNKAFGIGWTDNVNTEMTIHHNFFDQTKQRNPSVDNVKHAHLYNNALVGQTSYGHYARGGTEMRMENCYFEKVRNPIQADATAKLSASGNVYEGTTGSTAKNAGKVFDPKTFYDYELDAAADVYGIVSKGAGRQASICAA; encoded by the exons ATGTTCGCCTCTTCCCTCCTTTTGCTGTCGTCCCTGGTGGCCGGCGCACTCGGCGCGGCCCGGACCTCGCCCCCCtccggcgccctcgtcgtggCCAAGTCCGGCGGCACCTACACGTCGGTCcagaaggccgtcgacgccgccaaggcgggcggcgtcatcttcatccagCCGGGCACCTACAACGAGCAGGTCCTGATCCCGGCCAACAAGGGCGCCCTCACCATCTACGGCTACACGGACGACGACCAGGACTACGCCAAGAACCAGGTCACCATCACGCAcagcctcggcgccgacgtggccGGCAGCAACGACGCCTCCGGCACGCTCCGGGCCAAGAACGACGGCCTCCGCGTCTACAACGTCAACATTGTCAACTCGCGCGGCAAGGGCGTGCAGGCCATCGCCCTGAGCGCCTACGGCAACCAGCAGGGCTACTACGGCATCCAGGCCAAGGGCTACCAGGACACCGTCCTCTCCAGCCAGGGCGCCCACTACTTCCACGCCTCCtacgtcgagggcgccaccgacttcatcttcggccAGAAGGCCATCGCCTGGTTCGAGGCCTGCACCCTCGCCATCAGCGGCAAGGGCTACATCACCGCCagcggccgcgacgccgagagcAACCCGTCGTGGTACGTCATCAACAAGTCCACCGTCAAGGCCCTctccggcgtcggcgacggccagacCTTCCTCGGCCGGCCCTGGCGCACCTTTGCCCGCGTCGTCTTCCAGAACTCcaacctcggcgccgtcgtcaacgccgccgggtGGTCCAAATGGGGCTCCAACCCGACCGACAACGTCTTCTACCGCGAGTTCGCCAACACGGGCAAGGGCGCGAGCGGCACCCGCGCCAGCTTCTCCAAGAAGctgtccgccgccgtcaagatcgccgacgtcctcggctCCACCTCCTGGATCGACACCAAGtacaccggcggcggcggcgccgcctcgagctccggctccggctccgcGGCCGTCTCCAAGCCTGCAGTTTctgccgatgccgccgagtCCAAGGCCACCCCGACCACCCTGAAGACCGTCGTCAAGGCCTCCTCGACCCCTACTCCCGCTCCCgatgctggtgctggtgccggTACTGGTTCTGGTGccggcgctggcgctgctgaCGACTGCAGcggcaccgccgacggcttCGCGTCCCTGAACGGCGGCACCACCGGCGGaaagggcggcgaggtggtcgtcgtcaagACCCAGGCCGACTTGGAGAAGTACGCCGGCGCCTCCGGCAAGCACGTCATCAAGGTCTCGGGCAAGATCACTATCACGCCtaagggcaaggaggtcaaggTCTCGTCCGACAagaccatcgtcggcatcggcgccaccgccgagaTTGACCAGGGCGGGTTCAATCTCCAGAACCAGCGCAACGTCATCTTCCGCAACATCCGGATCG GTAACACCTACGTCGAgggtgacgacgagggcaagaCCCAGGACTTTGACGGTATCCAGATG GACAACTGCACCAACATCTGGATCGACCACGTCCACTTCGAGAAGGGCGgtgacggcctcctcgacagCCGCAAGGACACCACCTTCCTGACCGTCTCCTGGACCATCTTCCGCAACCACAACAAGGCCTTTGGCATTG GCTGGACCGACAACGTCAACACCGAGATGACGATCCACCACAACTTCTTCGACCAGACCAAGCAGCGCAACCCGTCCGTCGACAACGTCAAGCACGCCCACCTGTACAACAACGCGCTGGTCGGGCAGACCTCGTACGGCCACTACGCGCGCGGCGGGACCGAGATGCGCATGGAGAACTGCTACTTCGAGAAGGTTCGCAACCCGATCCAGGCCGACGCGACCGCCAAGCTGAGCGCCTCGGGCAACGTGTACGAGGGCACGACGGGCAGCACGGCCAAGAACGCTGGCAAGGTGTTCGACCCCAAGACCTTCTACGACtacgagctcgacgccgccgccgacgtgtACGGCATCGTGTCCAAGGGGGCGGGCCGCCAGGCCAGCATCTGCGCCGCGTGA
- a CDS encoding Major facilitator superfamily transporter: protein MRDPSKPPVPVTVVSDPEKSPVEHSVSDLSPADLPSPPPPLRTSDDAEDETLQRIPWSYKWIALLCVVSLPIGHTWTGSALGPLKNTLREQLGVSNAQFGVISSADAFVNTVFPIVGGLALDWWGPNPVTLCCTAAILVGSVVAAAGVQVGLWRVLVGGHVLMGFGIAVLDSATQKFFYHWFGASGLAFAFGLESAIANTVSLVSGMVAIPIRDGTGWYGWTFWIPVFFCGFSLAVNAAYVVFERVAVPARFRLTSGRARAIAESRGISERRRFSWDALLALPWAYLMLPATQLLQSGAAGGFSTSSADMIRMKGFAEDVAGYMATAQKILPIVLSPAVGLAIDKYGHRFHYVAAAPVLWVVACSMLGFTDAHPLAALVFSSLAGVINSMPLQICIPLLVADQAKIGTAFGVWRAFNNSGSTIMDVVFGVLQDDTEGQGYSRVLIVAIAIKAWAFVLGLSYIFVDYRFLGKGMTMTRSQRQAREAQIVDRQADPLTRRTSKTWFTALTFGLLVAIVASAWAVFVRYLI, encoded by the exons cgccgccactaCGGACCtccgacgacgccgaggacgagacgCTGCAGCGGATCCCGTGGTCGTACAAGTGGATCGCGCTGCTCTGCGTCGTCTCGCTGCCCATCGGGCACACGTGGACGGGCTCGGCGCTGGGCCCGCTCAAGAACACGCTGCGCGAGCAGCTGGGCGTCAGCAACGCGCAGTTCGGCGTCATCAGCAGCGCCGACGCCTTCGTCAACACCGTCTTCcccatcgtcggcgggctCGCGCTCGACTGGTGGGGGCCGAACCCCGTGACGCTGTGCTGCACggccgccatcctcgtcggctccgtcgtcgcggcggcgggggtgcAGGTCGGGCTGTGGAGGGTGCTGGTGGGCGGCCACGTGCTGATGGGGTTCGGTATCGCGGTGCTCGATTCCGCAACGCAAAAG TTCTTCTACCACTGGTTCGGCGCGTCCGgcctcgccttcgccttcggcctcgagagcgccatcgccaacacgGTCAGCCTCGTGTCGGGCATGGTGGCGATCCCGATCCGCGACGGCACGGGGTGGTACGGCTGGACGTTCTGGAtccccgtcttcttctgcggCTTCTCGCTGGCGGTCAACGCCGCGTACGTCGTGTTCGAGCGGGTCGCGGTGCCGGCGCGGTTCCGGCTGACCTCGGGCCGGGCCCGAGCCATCGCCGAGTCGCGGGGCATCtcggagcggcggcggttctCGTGGGACGCGCTGCTCGCGCTGCCGTGGGCGTACCTCATGCTGCCGGCGACGCAGCTGCTGCAGAGCGGCGCGGCGGGTGGGTTCAGCACGAGCTCGGCCGACATGATCCGCATGAAGGGGTTCGCCGAGGACGTGGCCGGGTAcatggcgacggcgcagaAGATCCTGCCCATCGTGCTGAGCCCCGCCGTCGGGCTGGCCATCGACAAGTACGGCCACCGGTTCCACTacgtcgcggcggcgccggtgctcTGGGTCGTCGCGTGCTCGATGCTGGGCTTCACCGACGCGCACCCGCTCGCggccctcgtcttctccaGCCTAGCGGGCGTCATCAACTCGATGCCGCTGCAGATCTGCATCCCGCTGCTGGTGGCGGACCAGGCCAAGATCGGGACGGCGTTCGGCGTGTGGCGCGCCTTCAATAACTCGGGCTCGACCATT AtggacgtcgtcttcggcgtgCTCCAGGATGACACCGAGGGCCAGGGGTACTCCCGGGTGCTgatcgtcgccatcgcgaTCAAGGCGTGGGCGTTCGTCCTGGGCCTGTCGTACATCTTTGTCGACTACCGCTTCCTCGGCAAGGGGATGACCATGACGAGGAGCCAGAGGCAGGCCAGGGAGGCGCAGATCGTGGACCGTCAGGCGGACCCGCTGACGCGGAGGACGTCCAAGACGTGGTTCACGGCGCTGACGTTCGGCCTGCTGGTGGCCATCGTTGCCAGCGCATGGGCTGTGTTTGTGAGATATCTGATCTGA
- a CDS encoding Aldehyde dehydrogenase, producing MAPPQYKPEEDRHTFYAGKPQPDSDSPGTFQSIDPATAKPVCTIHTSSPASINAAVDAAKAAFPSWSATPPAERARILLRAVAILRERNDALARVETLDTGKAFSETQYVDVVTGADVLEYFANLVASGGLNGESFRLRSSAWVYTTKEALGVCAGIGAWNYPIQIALWKSGPCLAAGNCMVYKPSEFTPLHAQYLADVYREAGVPDGVFNVVYGAGDVGAQLTAHPDVAKVSFTGQVSTGKKVAASAAGGMKYVTMELGGKSPVIVLPDCDVEQAVDGAMLANFYSSGQVCTNGTRVFVPRSLKQQFEKLVVDKIQYVRAGDLFDPATNFGPLNNKAHLEKVQAYVRRGVMDDKATLLVGGAKQPKGLPSAYQSGYWIQPTVFTDCTDDMAIVRDEIFGPVMSILVYDTVDEAVARANATDVGLAAGVFGRDVDACHSVVSRLEAGITWINTWGESPAEMAVGGWKSSGVGVENGRKGLEAWVHNKSTLVEMGGSVPTVFSKL from the coding sequence ATGGCACCACCACAGTACAAGCCCGAGGAGGACCGGCACACCTTCTACGCGGGGAAGCCGCAGCCGGACTCGGATTCCCCAGGCACGTTCCAGTCCATCGATCCCGCCACGGCAAAGCCCGTCTGCACCATTCacacctcgtcgccggcctccatcaacgccgccgtcgacgccgcaaAGGCCGCCTTCCCCTCGTGGTCCgccacgccgcccgccgaGCGCGCCCGCATCCTGctgcgcgccgtcgccatcctccGCGAGCGcaacgacgccctcgcccgcgtCGAGACCCTCGACACCGGCAAGGCCTTCTCCGAGACCCAGtacgtcgacgtcgtcaccggcgccgacgtgctCGAGTACTTTGCGAACCTCGTCGCCTCGGGCGGCCTCAACGGCGAGTCCTTCCGCCTGCGCTCCTCCGCCTGGGTCTACACCACCAaggaggccctcggcgtctgcgccggcatcggcgccTGGAACTACCCCATCCAGATCGCCCTGTGGAAGTCGGGCCCCTGCCTGGCCGCCGGCAACTGCATGGTCTACAAGCCGAGCGAGTTCACCCCGCTGCACGCCCAgtacctcgccgacgtctaCAGGGAGGCCGGCGTGCCCGACGGTGTCTTCAACGTCGTctacggcgccggcgacgtcggcgcccagcTGACGGCCCACCCGGACGTCGCCAAGGTCAGCTTCACCGGCCAGGTGAGCACGGGCAAGAAggtcgccgcctccgccgccggcggcatgaAGTACGTCACCAtggagctcggcggcaagaGCCCCGTCATCGTCCTGCCGGACTGCgacgtcgagcaggccgtcgacggcgccatgCTCGCCAACTTTTACAGCTCCGGCCAGGTCTGCACCAACGGCACGCGCGTCTTCGTGCCCCGCTCCCTCAAGCAGCAGttcgagaagctcgtcgtcgacaagatCCAGTacgtccgcgccggcgacctgTTCGACCCGGCCACCAACTTCGGCCCCCTCAACAACAAGGCCCACCTCGAAAAGGTGCAGGCCTACGTCCGCCGGGGCGTCATGGACGACAAGGCGACGCTGCtggtcggcggcgccaagcAGCCCAAGGGCCTGCCGTCGGCCTACCAGTCGGGCTACTGGATCCAGCCGACCGTCTTCACCGACTGCACCGACGACATGGCCATCGTGCGGGACGAGATCTTCGGCCCCGTCATGAGCATCCTGGTCTACGAcacggtcgacgaggccgtcgcgcGCGCCAACGCCACGGACGTCGGGCTCGCCGCGGGCGTCTTTGgccgcgacgtcgacgcctgCCACAGCGTCGTCTcgcgcctcgaggccggcatcacCTGGATCAACACGTGGGGCGAGtcgccggccgagatggccgtcGGCGGGTGGAAGTcgagcggcgtcggcgtcgagaacGGACGCAAGGGGCTCGAGGCCTGGGTGCACAACAAGAGCACCCTCGTCGAGATGGGCGGGAGCGTGCCCACCGTCTTTTCCAAGTTGTAA
- a CDS encoding Fungal specific transcription factor codes for MGGPTEKRPPADWDRGGHVVDRLAQMEQLVKELQDPKTSSGSHQTPSSSSQNPATVSSDAHPASVADDPAKPSPGTKPYYSGAESEATVGTVGKTTAPACFQLVTSPPPKHLRELIFPRSKGSCSLFSAEGIAKIDALVGDNRFSVAVQGLLQRIRRIAPPPNPDPLASSVTYPFPPNNVIMECMTDFFQTLNHDIKLLDEAEVRAAVQAYIYGRPPPGSGWRMALNVILLHTLRKRDWASPTGEYDKYLHNAMCLIPSAILQTPNPMAIGALLSLCSKRLTGHPPQKSSYFIFKAENHTSLSVLAVAVQHILLAGYHHANHPALPAADVLHRRRLFWQAYVLDHDLMLRIGKPPLIADDFLLALPDEFPADGYGVFFYPGDVTLNYFRQQVRLSRIQGRICSRLYFKQHTPSSSSWLEAEIAALDAELHEWRESIPAMIRPQPPSSGLVDADYSRMMSLSVLHFVYFQLVVAVHSAAFRTRALDGGGGDDDGDAESLRPSIAVCVNAARGAISLLNYHQLQHPFTIYLLYQVAWCVDILFVNILEHKTSPQSLQDLGLIRLVLSFFERYDADHQRVASYHIIRALYDVASSVTSNATTPLPALPPMMGTDALADSMPMLSMSASASDLDMAGWEEVSLGGHDWLSAGFLQMADWGLPDDSAAADAGTDGDLDYI; via the exons ATGGGTGGACCAACCGAAAAGAGACCCCCGGCTGACTGGGACCGCGGCGGC CACGTCGTTGACAGGCTGGCGCAGATGGAACAGCTGGTAAAGGAGCTCCAAGACCCAAAGACGTCGTCGGGGAGCCACCAGaccccatcctcctcctctcagAATCCGGCGACGGTATCCTCTGATGCTCATCCCGCATCCGTTGCTGACGACCCGGCCAAGCCCTCCCCCGGGACGAAGCCGTACTACTCCGGTGCCGAGTCCGAGGCCACCGTCGGGACCGTCGGTAAGACCACCGCACCCGCTTGCTTTCAACTTGTTACTTCGCCCCCCCCAAAACACCTACGTGAGCTGATCTTCCCCCGCTCCAAAGGTTCATGCTCGCTCTTCTCCGCCGAAGGCATCGCAAAGATCGACgctctcgtcggcgacaaccgcttctccgtcgccgtccaggGCCTCCTGCAGAGGATCCGGCGCATCGCGCCCCCGCCGAACCCCGACCCTCTGGCCTCGTCCGTCACGTATCCCTTTCCACCCAACAACGTCATCATGGAATGCATGACCG ACTTCTTCCAGACCCTGAACCACGACATcaagctgctcgacgaggccgaggtccgcgccgccgtgcaGGCGTACATCTACGGCCGGCCGCCCCCGGGCTCCGGCTGGCGCATGGCCCTCAACGTCATCCTGCTGCACACCCTCCGCAAGCGCGACTGGGCGAGCCCGACGGGGGAGTACGACAAGTACCTGCACAACGCCATGTGCCTCATCCCCAGCGCCATCCTCCAGACCCCGAACCCCATGGCCATCGGCGCTCTTCTTTCACTC TGCAGCAAAAGACTGACTGGACACCCCCCCCAAAAGTCGTCCTACTTCATCTTCAAGGCCGAGAACCACACCTCGCtctccgtcctcgccgtcgccgtccagcacatcctcctcgccggctACCACCACGCCAACCACCCGgccctccccgccgccgacgtcctccaccgccgccgcctcttctGGCAGGCCTACGTCCTCGACCACGACCTCATGCTGCGCATCGGCAAGCCCCCGCTCATCGCCGACgacttcctcctcgccctgccCGACGAGTTCCCCGCCGACGGCTACGGCGTCTTCTTCTACCCGGGCGACGTCACCCTCAACTACTTCCGCCAGCAGGTCCGCCTCTCCCGCATCCAGGGCCGCATCTGCTCCCGCCTCTACTTTAAGCAGCACAccccttcgtcgtcgtcctggctcgaggccgagatcgccgccctcgacgccgagctgcaCGAGTGGCGCGAGAGCATCCCCGCCATGATCCGCccccagccgccgtcgtccgggctcgtcgacgccgactaCAGCCGCATGATGAGCCTGAGCGTGCTGCACTTTGTCTATttccagctcgtcgtcgccgtccacTCGGCCGCCTTCCGCACCCgtgccctcgacggcggcggcggcgacgacgacggggacgcCGAGAGCCTGCGGCCCAGCATCGCCGTCTGCGTCAACGCCGCGCGCGGCGCCATCTCGCTCTTGAACTACCACCAGCTGCAGCATCCCTTCACCAT ATACCTCCTCTACCAGGTCGCCTGGTGCGTCGACATCCTCTTCGTCAACATCCTCGAGCACAAGACGTCGCCCCAGTCCCTCCaggacctcggcctcatccgcctcgtcctctccttcttcgaGCGCTACGACGCCGACCACCAGCGCGTCGCGTCCTACCACATCATCAGGGCCCTGTACGACGTCGCGTCGTCCGTGACGTCCAACGCGACCACCCCGCTGCCGGCTCTTCCTCCTATGATGGGCACCGACGCCCTCGCGGActcgatgccgatgctgtCCAtgtccgcgtccgcgtccgACCTCGACATGGCCGGGTGGGAGGAGGTGTCCCTGGGCGGCCACGACTGGCTGTCGGCCGGGTTCCTGCAGATGGCCGACTGGGGCCTCCCTGACGActccgctgccgccgacgcgggCACGGATGGGGATCTCGATTACATCTGA
- a CDS encoding GMC oxidoreductase translates to MSTTQLPVSDVDRYDYVIVGGGTAGCVVASRLAESLPQKRVLLIEAGPSDFMDDRVLDLRKWLNLLGGELDYDYGTTEQPMGNSHIRHSRAKVLGGCSSHNTLISFRPFEYDLKIWQSMGAKGWTFHDFMRLMNKLRNTVQPVHARHQNELCLDWVNSCSSALNIPVLHNFNKHITQDGALKQGVGFFSISYNPDDGRRSSASVAYIHPFLRGDEKRPNLTVLTNAWVSKLNVRGDTVTGVNLTLQDGSKRTVTARTETILSAGAVDTPRLMLLSGIGPKQQLNDLGIPVIHDLPGVGENLQDHPESIIMWELKKPVPPNKTTMDSDAGIFLRREPPNAAAKKTFFNPDAIPDGDIADVMMHCYQIPFTLNTGRLGYDEPKEGYAFCMTPNIPRPRSRGRLYLTSADPSVKPALDFRYFTDEEGYDAATLVYGMRAARKVAEQAPFKDWIAREVAPGPKVQTDEELSLYARRAAHTVYHPVGTTKMGDVRKDPLAVVDERLNVRGLKRVRIVDAGVFPTIPTINPMLTVLGVAEKAAEMIIDEAQETARL, encoded by the exons ATGTCCACCACCCAGCTCCCCGTCTCCGACGTCGACCGCTACGACTatgtcatcgtcggcggcggcaccgccggTTGCGTCGTCGCCTCCCGCCTGGCCGAGTCCCTTCCCCAGAAGCGCGTCCTCCTGATCGAGGCCGGTCCCAGTGACTTTATGGATGACCGCGTGCTGGATCTGCGGAAGTGGCTCAacctgctcggcggcgagcttgaCTACGACTACGGCACCACCGAACAGCCCATGG GCAACTCTCACATCCGCCACTCCCGCGCcaaggtcctcggcggctgCTCATCACACAACACCCTCATCTCCTTCAGGCCCTTCGAGTACGACCTGAAGATCTGGCAGTCCATGGGCGCCAAGGGCTGGACCTTCCACGACTTCATGCGCCTCATGAACAAGCTGCGCAACACGGTCCAGCCCGTCCACGCCCGCCACCAGAACGAGCTCTGCCTCGACTGGGTCAACTCGTGCTCCTCGGCCCTCAACATCCCCGTCCTGCACAACTTCAACAAGCACATCACCCAGGACGGCGCCCTCAAGCAGGgcgtcggcttcttctccatctcgtACAACCcggacgacggccgccggtCCAGCGCCTCGGTCGCCTACATCCACCCCTTCCTgcgcggcgacgagaagcGCCCGAACCTGACCGTCCTCACCAACGCCTGGGTCTCCAAGCTCAACGTCCGCGGCGACACCGTCACCGGCGTCAACCTCACCCTCCAGGACGGCTCCAAGCGCACCGTCACCGCCCGCACCGAGACCATCctctcggccggcgccgtcgacaccCCGCGCCTCATGCTGCTGTCCGGCATCGGCCCCAAGCAGCAGCTCAACGACCTCGGCATCCCCGTCATCCACGACCtccccggcgtcggcgagaacCTGCAGGACCACCCGGAGTCCATCATCATGTGGGAGCTCAAGAAGCCCGTGCCCCCCAACAAGACCACCATGGACTCGGACGCCGGCATCTTCCTGCGCCGCGAGCCccccaacgccgccgccaagaagacCTTCTTCAACCCGGACGCCATCCCCGACggcgacatcgccgacgtcaTGATGCACTGCTACCAGATCCCCTTCACCCTCAACACGGGCCGCCTCGGCTACGACGAGCCCAAGGAGGGCTACGCCTTCTGCATGACCCCCAACAtcccccgcccccgctcCCGCGGCCGCCTGTACCTGACCTCGGCCGACCCCTCGGTCAAGCCGGCGCTCGACTTCCGCTActtcaccgacgaggagggctacgacgccgccaccctcGTCTACGGCATGCGCGCCGCCCGCAAGGTCGCCGAGCAGGCCCCCTTCAAGGACTGGATCGCCCGCGAGGTCGCCCCCGGCCCCAAGGTCCagaccgacgaggagctcagCCTCtacgcccgccgcgccgcccacACCGTCTACCACCCGGTCGGCACCACCAAGATGGGCGACGTCCGCAAGGACccgctcgccgtcgtcgacgagcgcctCAACGTCCGCGGCCTCAAGCGCgtccgcatcgtcgacgccggcgtcttccCCACCATCCCCACCATCAACCCCATGCTGACCGTCCTCGGtgtcgccgagaaggccgccgagatgatcatcgacgaggcccagGAGACGGCCCGTCTgtaa